The following is a genomic window from Haloterrigena salifodinae.
CTCCGTGATCGCGGATGGGACGTCTGTTCGCTCCCGCAGGTATCGACGCCACTTCCGGAACAGCCCGCGGATCGCCAGCGGCAGGTTCTCGAGCACGCTCGAGACGCGCTCGCGAGCGAGGGCTTCGAGGACGGAGCACGCCACCTGTTCGTTCCGGACGGAGGGATGGACGCGGAGACCTATGACGTCGCCCGTGACGTCCACGAATCGGCGTTCCTGTACAGCTCCGGGACGACCGGCGTGCCGCCGACCGAGATGCACATGATTCCGTACATCTGGGGGCCCGCGCTCCACACCGGCGTTCGCCGCCACGCCAACCTCTCCGATCAGTACGGCCTGCTGACCGTCCTGCGCGTTCCGCGGATCGTCGACGAGGACGACGTGGGCGTCGACGAGAACCGGATGTCGCTGGACGACTTCGGACTGCTCCTCGATCACCTCGAGCACCGCGGGCTCGACGTCGTCACGCCCTCCGATCTCGTCGACGGAGATTTCGAGCGTGCCGACGGCGAGAACGAGACGACGAGCCCGAAGCGTCCGAGCGGCGTCGTCCTCGAGGCGGGCCAGTCCCACGCGTTCGAGGGATCCGGATCGACCGACTCGCAGACGGTCGGCCTCGACGGCGGCATCCTCGTCGCGAACGTCTCTCACGACGGGTCGGCGATCGCTGTCGACGTGACCGGCGTTGACGGAAGCGGCCGCAGCGAGAACCTGCTGACGACGGCGGAGAACGCTATCGGCGAGTCGATCATGGCCGTCGAGGGAGGATCGTATGGACTTGAGGTCGACGCCGACGGCGCGTGGTCGATCGAACTCTCCCAGCCGGCGGTCCGGGCCGACGACCTCGCCGACCTCCCCGTGCAGGCGTCCGGGACGGGATCGGCGTTCGTCGGGCCGCTGTGGACCGAGGGCGACGTTAGGGTCGTCGCGACCCACGACGGCGACGGGCAGTTCGTCGTCGACGGCCACGGCGCCGACGGCAGTCGCGAGATACTCGTCCACCGGACCGGGTCGTTCGACAACTCGCGGTCGTACAAGGCGGGCGGGGTCGTCTGGCTCGACGTCGAGGCCGACGGCGACTGGACGCTCGAGGTCGTCGACTCGTAGCGACGCCGTTCGGCACCGTTTTGCTGACCCAGCAAATCCACGGACCGGTTTTGGCCCGGCGGTGTGAACGTGATCACGAATTCGATCAATGGCACTTGATCAACCATCCCGTCGCGCCTTCCTCGCCGGCTCGGTCGTAACAGTCGGTGCCGGCGGCGCCTACTATCTCTCGCGATCCGACGACGCGGCTCACGACCTCTCCCCGTCGTTTCACTCGAGCGACGAGACATCCGCGTTCGGCGTTGACCTCGCCGGAAAGCCGATCATGGGGTCGCCCGAGGCGCCGATCGAGATCTACTACTGGACGGACTTCCAGTGCCCGTTCTGCGAGCGGTTCGAACGCGAAACGCTCCCCGATCTGGTCCGGAACCACGTCGGCCCCGGCGACGTTCGCGTCGTATTGATCGCGTTGCCGTATTTCGGCGCGGACTCGATGACCGCCGCGGTCGCCAGCAAGTGCGTCTGGGATCGGGTCCGCGACAAAGAGCCGTCCGCCTACTGGGACTGGCACGCGACGATATTCGAGAAACAGGAAGGGAAGAATTCGGGATGGGCGTCGGCCGAGAACCTCCTCGAGTACACCCGTTCGGTCGACGCCGTCGACGCGGACGCCCTCGAGTCGTGTCTCGAGGATCGACGATCGGAACTCGAGGACGCGGTCGAGACCGATGCAGATCGGGCGACCAAACTCGGTGTGTCGGGCACGCCGACGTTCGTCGTCTTCGATCCGAAGTCCGAGGCAGCCGGGTCGCTCGTCGGCGCACAGCCGCTGGAACGCTTCGAGGAGGCGATCGAACGGATCGAGGACGCGTGAGTCGGTCACTGCTCCGGGCCGGCGACTTGCAACGGCATGCGCGACCTTGATTGAATCGCGTGACGGAGGTAATATTGTAATGTCATTACAAGATCTTGCACACGCGGACGAGGAAATGCACGAGTGCATCGACAACTGTCTCGAGGCCGCACAGGCCTGCGAGTGGTGTGCGGATGCCTGCGCCGACCACGGCGAGGAGATGGCCGAGTGCATTCGGCTCTGCCGCGACGTGGCGGATCTGGCGACGCTGCACGCGCGACTGATGGCTCGCGACTCGGACTATCACGGCGACCTGGCGGCGGTCTGTGCCGAGGCGTGCGAGGCGTGCGCCGAGGAGTGCGAGCAGTTCGATCACGAGCACTGTCAGGTGTGTGCAGACGTCCTGCCGGAGTGCGCGGAGTCGTGCCGCAACATGGCCAGCTAGGGCGAACCGACCCAGCGGTT
Proteins encoded in this region:
- a CDS encoding polysaccharide deacetylase family protein — protein: MDALSDGESEANGNGVGKREMASGPSHWPAIEAGQGLSDFEDLDEWSPRTGELSAAPDEARLGSQAAVIESDEATAGLEIRFDNGIDFEGWDASLAVKPESADRIIVEFLAPTRSERLTSIRIVPDGYDGWFRMDCGYQQKPGEDPDLSNVTGLNITADGPDGGPTKLLVDDLRRTESAANGAVILAFYGGHESHYDVAAEMLAERDWTAAVPVSPEQIGEAGRMGLDELRDLRDRGWDVCSLPQVSTPLPEQPADRQRQVLEHARDALASEGFEDGARHLFVPDGGMDAETYDVARDVHESAFLYSSGTTGVPPTEMHMIPYIWGPALHTGVRRHANLSDQYGLLTVLRVPRIVDEDDVGVDENRMSLDDFGLLLDHLEHRGLDVVTPSDLVDGDFERADGENETTSPKRPSGVVLEAGQSHAFEGSGSTDSQTVGLDGGILVANVSHDGSAIAVDVTGVDGSGRSENLLTTAENAIGESIMAVEGGSYGLEVDADGAWSIELSQPAVRADDLADLPVQASGTGSAFVGPLWTEGDVRVVATHDGDGQFVVDGHGADGSREILVHRTGSFDNSRSYKAGGVVWLDVEADGDWTLEVVDS
- a CDS encoding DsbA family protein, which gives rise to MALDQPSRRAFLAGSVVTVGAGGAYYLSRSDDAAHDLSPSFHSSDETSAFGVDLAGKPIMGSPEAPIEIYYWTDFQCPFCERFERETLPDLVRNHVGPGDVRVVLIALPYFGADSMTAAVASKCVWDRVRDKEPSAYWDWHATIFEKQEGKNSGWASAENLLEYTRSVDAVDADALESCLEDRRSELEDAVETDADRATKLGVSGTPTFVVFDPKSEAAGSLVGAQPLERFEEAIERIEDA
- a CDS encoding four-helix bundle copper-binding protein; translation: MSLQDLAHADEEMHECIDNCLEAAQACEWCADACADHGEEMAECIRLCRDVADLATLHARLMARDSDYHGDLAAVCAEACEACAEECEQFDHEHCQVCADVLPECAESCRNMAS